The following coding sequences lie in one Mus musculus strain C57BL/6J chromosome 11, GRCm38.p6 C57BL/6J genomic window:
- the Olfr1391 gene encoding olfactory receptor 1391: MGSFNASLGKGFILVGFSDWPQLELILFIYVLIFYSLTLFGNTTIIALSQLDIRLHTPMYFFLSHLSFLDLCYTTSTVPQLLINIAAQDHTITYGRCVAQLFSVLALGSTESMLLVVMAFDRYAAVCRPLHYTTIMHPLLCQALAISSWVAGLVNSLIQTGLMMAMPLCRYRLNHFFCEMPVFLKLACKDTAGTEAKMFVARAIILVFPATLILGSYAHIARAVLKVKSTSGRRKAFGTCGSHLLVVSMFYGSTIYTYLQPNDSYSENEGKFVALFYTIVTPMLNPLIYTLRNKDVKGALWKVLGRGTDSR; encoded by the coding sequence AATGCCAGTTTGGGTAAAGGCTTCATTTTGGTGGGCttttcagactggcctcaattaGAACTCATTCTTTTTATCTATGTTTTGATTTTCTACTCCTTAACTCTCTTTGGCAACACCACCATCATCGCTCTGTCACAACTGGACATTCGATTGcacacccccatgtacttcttcctctcGCACCTCTCCTTCCTGGACCTCTGCTACACCACAAGCACCGTGCCCCAGCTCCTGATCAATATTGCTGCACAGGATCATACCATCACCTATGGAAGGTGTGTGGCCCAGCTGTTCAGTGTCCTTGCCCTGGGCTCTACAGAGAGTATGCTTCTAGTGGTGATGGCCTTTGACCGCTATGCAGCTGTGTGCCGTCCACTACACTACACAACCATTATGCACCCTCTTCTGTGCCAGGCTTTAGCTATCTCTTCTTGGGTAGCAGGCCTCGTGAACTCTCTGATCCAGACAGGTCTCATGATGGCCATGCCTCTCTGCAGGTATCGACTGAATCACTTCTTCTGTGAGATGCCTGTCTTCCTCAAGTTGGCTTGCAAGGATACAGCTGGAACAGAGGCCAAGATGTTTGTGGCGAGAGCCATAATCTTGGTATTCCCAGCAACATTGATTCTAGGATCGTATGCCCACATTGCCAGGGCTGTACTGAAGGTCAAGTCAACATCTGGTCGCAGAAAAGCTTTTGGGACGTGTGGATCACACCTCCTTGTAGTTTCTATGTTTTATGGCTCAACCATCTACACGTACTTGCAACCAAATGACAGTTATTCTGAGAATGAGGGAAAGTTTGTGGCCCTTTTTTATACTATAGTTACCCCCATGCTCAACCCTCTGATCTATACACTGAGGAACAAGGATGTAAAGGGGGCTCTGTGGAAGGTGCTAGGGAGAGGCACAGACTCCAggtag